The nucleotide window GGTCATCTCGAAGACGAAGTGGCCGTTGAAATCGACGCCCCAGCCCTCGCTCACGTCGGCGTACTCCTCGTCGCCGTTGATCTCTTCTTCATACGCGGCGAACCACGCCTGACTCGGGAAGAGCAGCGGGTCCGGCTCGTAATCGACGTCAGTCATTGTGTGACACCGACTAACGGTTCGCAGCCACACCAATGAACGTTCATCGGCGTATCCGCGGTCATTTATACGCTGCGTCGCGGTGCGGGAAAAGTATATGCGCCCGCTCCGCCCATCCCGGCTATGCGGTACGTCACCTTCGTTCTCATCCCGCCCGACGGCGGCCTCCACCCCTCCGACCGGCGACTGGCCGAGGATTCGGACGTGACGCGCACGGCGCTACACGACATCAACCGCCTCGACGACGGCACCGCCGTCACGCTCTACCGACTCGACGGTACTGTCGAACGCGTCGAGGAAATCCTCGACGACTGCGCAGGCGTCCTCGCGCACAACGTCTCGGCGACCGGCGACAGCGTCCACGCCTACGTCCACTTCGAGACCAACGATGTCGTCGCGGGGCTGCTCGCGGTGCCTCACGCCCACGGGATCATCCTGGACACACCGATCGAGTTCACCCCTCGTGGCGGGCTCCGGATGACCGTCGTCGGCGAGGAGGCGACGATCCGCGAGACGATCGGCACCGTCCCCGACGGGATCGGTCTCAAGCTCGAAGAGACCGGCGAGTACGAACCGAGCGCCCAGCGGCTGTTCGCCAGACTCACCACTCGCCAGCAGGAAACGCTCAAGGCGGCCATCGAGGCGGGCTACTACGAGGTTCCCCGCCGGGCGACACACGCCGACATCGCCGAGCGCCTCGATCGGACCGGCGGCACCGTCGGCGAACATCTCCGCAAGATCGAGGCGGCGGTGCTCACCGCGATCGTCCCCTGATCACCGATCGACCGTCTGCGTCGACGGGCCTGTGAGCGATCGTCGACTGTCGGGCAGCTGGCGGTGAATCACGAGCCTCCGGCGGCGAGCCCGACACCGTCGGCGATCAGTTCGTACGATCGAACCCGGTCGTCGGGATCCGGAATCATGTTCTGAACGACGACCTCGTCGACGCCGACCTGCTCGGTCATCTGTTCAAGGAGATCTCGTACTGTCGCGGGGCTGCCGGAGATCTGCTGTGGCCAGTCGCCCGGTTCGATCGACTGTGGTGTCGGATCGGGAACGCCACCGAGTTCGTCGATCGCGTCGTCGACGGCCGGAGGTGTGCCGACCTCGCCACGCTCGAGTCGCTGGTAGTACGCTTCGACCGAGGCGCGGAGACGCGCGGCTTCCTCGTCGGTCTCGCCACAGGAGACGTTCACCCCGATCATCCCCGCCGGTTCGTCCGGGGCGGCCGCGAACGGGGCGGGCTCGAAGTGCTCCCGGTAGGCCTCGAACGCTTGTGGGGCGACGCCGGGCCGGATGAACGCCGCAAAGCAGTACGGGAGTCCCAACCGGCCGGCGATCGCGGCGCTGTTCGGGCTGGAGCCGAGCACCCACGTCTGGGGAACGGCCTCGCCCGAACGAGCGAGCTGCAGTTGGCTGTAGGGATGGTCGTCCGGAAAGCCATTGTAGAGATGTTTGACGGCCTCCTCGATCTTGTCGGCGTGGTCGTCCTGCTGCTGGTTTTGATTGTACTGGAGCGCGTGATCGGCGGCCGGTTGTCCCGACGCTCGCCCGAGCCCCATATCGATCCGCCCGGGCGCGAGTGCGTCGAGCGCGCTGAACGTCTCGGCCACCTTGTACGGGCTGTAGTGGTTGAGCAGCACCGTCCCCGAGCCGAGGCGAATGTCGGACGTCTTGGCCGCGAGATGGGCGATCAGCACCTCCGGGGTCGTGCTCGCCGTCGAGTCACCGCCGCCGTGGTGCTCGGCCACCCAGAAGCGTGAGTAGCCGAGCTCTTCGGCCCGCTGAGCCAGTTCGATGGTGTTGTCGTACGCATCCGTCGCCGTACCACCCTCGGGGACCGTCCCGAGGCTAACGATCGACAGCTCCATGCAATGGTTACCTCCTCACGACTGAATAGCCGTTCGGCTCTCGATCCAGGACAACGACCGAGACCACGAAATC belongs to Halococcus qingdaonensis and includes:
- a CDS encoding helix-turn-helix domain-containing protein codes for the protein MRYVTFVLIPPDGGLHPSDRRLAEDSDVTRTALHDINRLDDGTAVTLYRLDGTVERVEEILDDCAGVLAHNVSATGDSVHAYVHFETNDVVAGLLAVPHAHGIILDTPIEFTPRGGLRMTVVGEEATIRETIGTVPDGIGLKLEETGEYEPSAQRLFARLTTRQQETLKAAIEAGYYEVPRRATHADIAERLDRTGGTVGEHLRKIEAAVLTAIVP
- a CDS encoding LLM class flavin-dependent oxidoreductase, translated to MELSIVSLGTVPEGGTATDAYDNTIELAQRAEELGYSRFWVAEHHGGGDSTASTTPEVLIAHLAAKTSDIRLGSGTVLLNHYSPYKVAETFSALDALAPGRIDMGLGRASGQPAADHALQYNQNQQQDDHADKIEEAVKHLYNGFPDDHPYSQLQLARSGEAVPQTWVLGSSPNSAAIAGRLGLPYCFAAFIRPGVAPQAFEAYREHFEPAPFAAAPDEPAGMIGVNVSCGETDEEAARLRASVEAYYQRLERGEVGTPPAVDDAIDELGGVPDPTPQSIEPGDWPQQISGSPATVRDLLEQMTEQVGVDEVVVQNMIPDPDDRVRSYELIADGVGLAAGGS